A single genomic interval of Nostoc commune NIES-4072 harbors:
- a CDS encoding type II toxin-antitoxin system ParD family antitoxin produces MNISLTPELEQLVKDKVSSGKYNSVTEVMGEALRLLEERDRIRDQRLAELKAKIQEGIEASERGEVIDGEEVFAEIEEDIRRAEAQMQQAEAAK; encoded by the coding sequence GTGAATATATCTTTGACCCCAGAACTAGAGCAGTTGGTTAAGGATAAGGTTAGTAGTGGGAAATACAACTCAGTTACTGAAGTGATGGGTGAAGCATTGAGATTGCTAGAAGAACGCGATCGCATTCGAGATCAGCGTCTAGCAGAATTGAAAGCTAAAATCCAAGAAGGAATAGAAGCCTCAGAGCGTGGTGAAGTAATCGATGGCGAAGAGGTGTTTGCAGAAATTGAAGAAGATATCCGACGTGCTGAAGCTCAAATGCAACAAGCAGAGGCCGCTAAATAA
- a CDS encoding type II toxin-antitoxin system RelE/ParE family toxin, translating to MSRYVLTIPAKQDLKEINRYIIRFNPAAARRFNEKFKQQCKLLANFPNMGQSCDNFISGLRSFPVEDYLIFYRPIDGGVEVVRIVSGYRDLETVFLNNDIL from the coding sequence ATGAGTCGGTATGTTTTAACAATTCCAGCCAAGCAAGACCTCAAGGAAATTAATCGCTATATTATCCGCTTTAATCCTGCTGCGGCTCGAAGATTCAATGAAAAATTTAAACAGCAGTGTAAATTGCTGGCTAATTTCCCTAACATGGGGCAAAGTTGCGATAACTTTATAAGCGGTTTACGGAGTTTCCCTGTAGAAGATTATTTGATATTTTATCGTCCTATTGATGGCGGTGTGGAAGTTGTACGTATTGTCAGTGGTTATCGGGATTTAGAGACAGTTTTCTTAAATAACGATATTCTTTAG
- the rpmI gene encoding 50S ribosomal protein L35, with the protein MPKLKTRKAAAKRFRATGTGKIVRRKAFKSHLLEHKSSDKKRSMRQSALVHERDELNVRLMLPYL; encoded by the coding sequence ATGCCTAAACTAAAGACTCGTAAAGCCGCAGCGAAGCGATTCCGTGCCACCGGCACCGGCAAAATCGTCCGTCGTAAAGCTTTCAAAAGCCACCTTTTAGAGCACAAATCTTCTGACAAAAAGCGTAGTATGCGTCAGAGTGCGCTTGTACATGAACGCGATGAACTTAACGTGCGCTTGATGCTCCCATATTTGTAA
- the rplT gene encoding 50S ribosomal protein L20, producing the protein MTRVKRGNVARKRRNKILKLAKGFRGSHSTLFRTANQQVMKALRSAYRDRKKKKRDFRRLWITRINAASRQHGLSYSQLIGNLKKADIQLNRKMLAQLAVLDPASFGKVAELANKAKG; encoded by the coding sequence ATGACTCGGGTAAAACGCGGTAATGTAGCTCGGAAGCGCCGCAATAAAATTCTCAAACTAGCTAAAGGTTTTCGCGGTTCTCACTCAACTCTGTTTAGAACTGCCAACCAACAAGTGATGAAGGCGCTACGGAGTGCCTACCGCGATCGCAAAAAGAAAAAGCGCGATTTTCGCCGCCTCTGGATCACCCGCATCAACGCTGCTTCAAGGCAACACGGCTTGAGTTACAGCCAGTTGATCGGTAACTTGAAAAAAGCTGATATCCAACTAAATCGCAAGATGTTGGCACAATTGGCAGTCCTCGATCCAGCTAGCTTTGGTAAAGTTGCTGAACTCGCAAATAAAGCTAAAGGATAA
- a CDS encoding transporter substrate-binding domain-containing protein produces the protein MYNRCNRWQVITRLHLVLSATIFWISCFSIVGTGLTASAAKMPEIQQRGYLTVAVKDNLRPLGFRDANGNLQGLEIDLAQRLALDLVGTEAVKLKPVANRDRLSVVLDNKVDFAIARVTATESRSRIVSFSVPYYLDSTVLVTKDPSVQKLSDFAKQKIAVLNNSSTIAKVRYFVSNADLVGVNSYQEARDKIETNAAFAFAADASVLSGWVQQYPQYRLLPIKLSTEPLSVVMPKGLQYDELRRNVNQAIARYLAEGWLQQRIQYWGLP, from the coding sequence ATGTATAACAGATGTAACAGATGGCAAGTAATTACTCGGTTACATCTGGTATTATCCGCCACTATTTTTTGGATATCTTGCTTTTCCATAGTGGGGACGGGATTAACTGCGTCTGCTGCCAAAATGCCAGAAATTCAGCAGCGAGGCTATCTAACTGTTGCCGTTAAAGATAACTTGCGTCCGTTGGGATTTAGAGATGCTAACGGTAATTTGCAAGGCTTAGAAATTGACTTGGCACAGCGATTGGCACTTGACTTGGTAGGTACCGAGGCTGTGAAATTGAAACCCGTAGCGAATCGCGATCGCTTGTCTGTAGTATTAGACAATAAAGTTGATTTTGCGATCGCTAGGGTGACAGCAACTGAATCTCGCAGCCGCATAGTTAGTTTCAGTGTTCCCTACTATTTGGATAGCACTGTATTAGTTACAAAAGATCCCTCTGTACAGAAATTGAGCGATTTTGCAAAACAAAAAATTGCTGTACTCAACAATTCCAGCACCATTGCTAAGGTGCGTTACTTTGTGTCAAACGCCGATTTGGTAGGAGTAAATTCATATCAAGAAGCGCGAGATAAAATAGAAACTAATGCAGCCTTTGCCTTTGCCGCAGATGCTAGCGTTCTGAGCGGTTGGGTGCAACAATATCCTCAATATCGGCTACTGCCAATTAAGCTATCAACTGAACCCTTATCTGTAGTCATGCCCAAGGGATTGCAGTACGATGAATTAAGACGGAATGTGAATCAAGCGATCGCTCGTTACTTAGCAGAAGGTTGGCTCCAGCAACGTATTCAATATTGGGGTTTACCGTAA